A region of Marnyiella aurantia DNA encodes the following proteins:
- the apaG gene encoding Co2+/Mg2+ efflux protein ApaG, whose product MYSKITSEIKVTVLPEYDAKNSFPSDNRFVFRYNITIENLSTHPVQILKRQWLIYDVGFGFTEVNGDGVIGLTPEIAIGEEFKYFSNVMIRSGVGNMTGKYYCINTETGEPIEIEIPKFNLMAQVLSN is encoded by the coding sequence ATGTATTCAAAAATTACTTCTGAAATTAAGGTAACCGTATTACCTGAATATGATGCGAAAAACAGTTTCCCCTCGGATAACCGTTTTGTTTTCCGCTACAATATTACCATTGAAAATTTGAGTACCCATCCGGTACAAATCCTGAAAAGACAATGGCTTATTTATGATGTCGGATTTGGCTTTACCGAGGTTAACGGTGATGGCGTCATAGGCCTGACGCCGGAGATTGCGATAGGTGAGGAGTTCAAATATTTCTCTAATGTGATGATTCGGTCAGGTGTTGGGAATATGACCGGCAAGTATTACTGTATAAATACTGAAACCGGCGAGCCCATTGAAATTGAAATCCCCAAATTTAACCTGATGGCGCAGGTCCTGAGTAATTAG
- a CDS encoding 3'-5' exonuclease, which translates to MIDFCAIDFETATHERNSACEMGISVVENGEIIKTQTWLIKPPSFPYFHPRNIDVHGITPEDVQDSPTFEDIWHEAENLMYGNLMIAHNASFDAGVLRSCLDYYGFFKPKLNYLCSISLAKKSWKNLPKYGLKSLAEQHQLSFNHHRAGDDAEVCAKLSLLAFNNLMVTRNDEIHEVMKKSIKIL; encoded by the coding sequence ATGATTGATTTTTGCGCGATAGATTTTGAAACCGCTACACATGAAAGAAATTCTGCCTGTGAAATGGGCATCAGTGTGGTAGAAAACGGCGAAATTATTAAAACGCAGACCTGGCTGATAAAGCCTCCCAGTTTTCCCTATTTTCATCCGCGGAATATTGATGTGCACGGCATCACGCCTGAGGATGTACAGGACTCCCCTACTTTTGAGGATATCTGGCATGAGGCAGAAAATCTGATGTACGGAAATCTTATGATTGCGCACAACGCGTCTTTTGATGCCGGTGTATTACGCAGCTGCCTCGATTACTATGGATTCTTCAAGCCAAAACTGAACTACCTGTGCAGCATATCGCTGGCCAAGAAATCATGGAAAAACCTGCCGAAATACGGTTTGAAAAGTCTGGCGGAACAGCACCAACTTTCATTCAACCACCACCGTGCCGGAGATGATGCGGAGGTATGTGCGAAACTGTCACTGCTGGCCTTTAACAATCTGATGGTCACGCGAAACGACGAAATTCATGAGGTAATGAAGAAAAGTATAAAAATTCTGTAA
- a CDS encoding alpha/beta hydrolase, with protein sequence MTKLLQYFQEKVVFLPTPLAKEYQFDFDVPFDEHFWETPYEGLINALHFRVQQPHGIIVYYHGNADNLSRWGNIAKELTSYGYDVLLMDYRGYGKSTGPRSEKVLYADAQFVYDYAREMYGEDRTVVYGRSLGGAFAVKTGADNNPKAVILEAAFYNLQDVVNQWLPGKVTDRVSPKMTYHFLSNRIIKQVSSPLYQFHGTKDRTVPLRSGKKLFELFESAHPHLPKKFIEIGDGHHDDLSKSELYQQELQTILQEKP encoded by the coding sequence ATGACCAAATTGCTCCAGTATTTCCAGGAAAAGGTGGTTTTTCTGCCTACACCTTTGGCAAAAGAATATCAATTTGATTTTGATGTTCCTTTTGACGAGCACTTTTGGGAAACCCCGTATGAGGGCCTGATTAACGCACTTCATTTCCGGGTGCAGCAGCCGCACGGCATTATTGTTTACTACCATGGCAACGCAGACAATCTGAGCCGCTGGGGAAATATCGCCAAAGAGTTAACCTCCTACGGATATGATGTTTTGTTAATGGATTACCGCGGATACGGCAAAAGTACCGGTCCCCGCAGTGAGAAGGTCCTGTATGCTGATGCACAGTTTGTATATGATTATGCCAGAGAAATGTATGGCGAAGACAGGACTGTGGTCTACGGCCGTAGCCTGGGTGGAGCTTTCGCTGTAAAAACAGGTGCCGACAATAATCCCAAAGCTGTGATTCTGGAAGCTGCCTTTTACAATTTGCAGGATGTGGTGAACCAATGGCTTCCCGGTAAAGTTACGGACAGGGTTTCGCCGAAGATGACTTATCATTTTCTTTCAAACAGAATAATAAAGCAAGTGTCTTCGCCCCTTTATCAATTTCACGGGACAAAGGACCGAACAGTGCCGCTGCGTTCCGGTAAAAAGCTATTTGAACTTTTCGAATCTGCGCATCCTCACCTTCCCAAGAAATTTATTGAAATAGGCGATGGACATCATGACGACCTGTCAAAATCTGAATTATATCAGCAGGAACTCCAGACTATACTTCAGGAAAAGCCATAA
- a CDS encoding hemolysin family protein translates to MELLIIVLLVLLNGIFSMSEMSLVSSRKFKLENAGKKGSSGAKKALQLSENPTRFLSTVQIGITLIGILLGVYSGENLTTDFQNFLAKIPALEAYSKPLATTGIVVFITYLSILLGELLPKRIAMTFPERIITMVAKPMDLLSKITSPFVWLLSTSNNLILKLLGIKSNSDSIITEEEIKSIVRESAQEGEIEQIEHNIVERVFELGDRKINTLLTHRTAMTFFSVEDSLEEIMAAIRNDKHAAYPVTRGNNLDDILGIVLLKDLFPIDNPETFSLEKYLKQPVYLNENYYAYKVLELFRKQKNHYGIVIDEYGNTVGIVTLDDVLDALVGDTVTEDYFDYRITERDQNSWLADGQFPIVEFLKYFDLDYEFDNRDHYTTMVGLFLSENGGTANVGDKIRIEDLELEIIDKDGQRVDKILITRD, encoded by the coding sequence ATGGAGCTCCTCATCATAGTCTTACTTGTTCTGCTTAACGGCATATTTTCAATGTCCGAGATGTCATTGGTCTCTTCACGAAAGTTTAAACTCGAAAATGCCGGTAAAAAAGGAAGCAGTGGCGCAAAAAAAGCACTGCAGCTATCCGAAAATCCGACCAGGTTTCTGTCAACCGTGCAAATTGGTATTACGCTTATAGGAATTCTTCTCGGGGTCTATTCGGGCGAGAACCTGACCACGGATTTCCAGAACTTTCTTGCAAAAATCCCAGCCCTGGAAGCTTATTCCAAGCCGCTCGCTACAACCGGTATCGTAGTTTTCATTACTTACCTGTCTATCCTTCTCGGTGAACTGTTACCTAAGCGGATTGCAATGACTTTCCCGGAGCGCATAATTACGATGGTAGCCAAACCAATGGACCTTCTGTCTAAGATTACCTCGCCGTTTGTATGGCTGCTGAGCACATCAAACAATCTTATATTGAAGCTTTTAGGGATAAAGAGTAATTCCGACAGTATCATCACCGAAGAGGAAATTAAATCTATCGTAAGAGAAAGTGCGCAGGAAGGAGAAATAGAGCAGATAGAGCATAATATTGTAGAGCGGGTGTTCGAACTCGGCGACCGAAAGATCAACACCCTCCTTACTCACAGAACCGCGATGACCTTTTTCAGCGTCGAAGACAGTCTGGAAGAGATCATGGCCGCCATCCGTAATGATAAACATGCGGCCTATCCTGTAACCCGGGGAAATAACCTTGATGACATCCTCGGAATTGTATTGCTGAAGGACCTTTTCCCAATAGACAATCCTGAAACATTCAGTCTGGAAAAATACCTGAAGCAGCCGGTTTACCTTAATGAAAACTATTACGCCTATAAAGTGCTGGAGCTTTTCAGGAAACAGAAAAATCATTACGGCATTGTAATAGATGAGTATGGAAATACAGTGGGTATCGTTACGTTGGATGATGTTCTTGATGCGCTGGTTGGCGATACGGTAACTGAAGATTATTTTGACTACCGCATAACTGAAAGAGACCAAAACTCCTGGCTGGCCGACGGGCAGTTTCCGATTGTTGAGTTCCTGAAATACTTTGACCTTGACTATGAATTTGACAACCGTGACCACTATACTACAATGGTTGGTCTGTTCCTTAGCGAAAACGGCGGCACCGCCAACGTGGGCGACAAAATCCGTATTGAGGACCTGGAACTGGAGATCATAGATAAGGACGGACAGCGGGTCGATAAAATCCTGATCACGAGAGACTAA
- a CDS encoding alpha/beta hydrolase, which yields MNVDVYFILTVVTVAILAIGIFIYLFQHRFFFQPEKLPPDFKFAYEHLNAEEMSVSPESGATISYLHFHVDEPKGVVLYLKGNTKSIKGWGKFAIDFTRLNYEVIMMDYRGFGKSTGRRTSDAMKRDSQFIYNIAKKLFTEDKIIVYGRSLGSGFAARLASKNNPRLLILTSPLYSLQRTIQRYLPFMPAKPFLRYNLPTFHYLKNVRCPIKIIHGSDDRLVPINTAVDLSEINPQLTRLYVILRAGHIDVHQFEEYHRVMEEIFEERKVFIDAEKTSLSYSHRKD from the coding sequence ATGAATGTGGATGTTTACTTTATTTTAACTGTAGTTACGGTGGCTATCCTTGCCATCGGTATATTCATCTACCTCTTTCAGCACAGATTTTTCTTTCAGCCTGAGAAACTGCCACCCGACTTCAAATTTGCCTATGAACATCTGAACGCAGAAGAAATGTCTGTATCGCCTGAATCGGGAGCTACAATCAGTTACCTGCACTTTCATGTGGATGAACCTAAAGGGGTGGTTTTATATCTGAAAGGAAATACCAAGAGCATAAAAGGTTGGGGCAAATTTGCTATAGATTTTACACGACTAAACTACGAAGTAATTATGATGGATTACCGCGGCTTTGGCAAAAGTACCGGCCGCAGAACTTCAGACGCGATGAAGCGGGACTCTCAGTTTATCTACAATATTGCTAAAAAACTTTTCACGGAAGACAAGATCATCGTCTACGGCCGATCTCTGGGAAGTGGTTTCGCAGCGCGTTTGGCATCCAAAAACAATCCGAGGCTTCTAATTCTCACCTCGCCGCTTTACTCTCTGCAGCGAACCATACAGCGCTATCTGCCTTTCATGCCGGCCAAACCTTTTCTGCGGTATAATCTTCCAACCTTTCATTATCTTAAAAATGTACGCTGCCCTATAAAGATCATCCATGGCAGTGATGACAGGTTGGTACCGATTAATACTGCGGTAGATCTTTCCGAAATCAATCCGCAACTTACGCGTCTGTATGTAATCCTGCGTGCCGGCCATATTGATGTGCATCAGTTTGAGGAATACCACCGTGTGATGGAAGAGATCTTTGAAGAAAGAAAGGTCTTCATTGATGCAGAAAAAACCAGTCTTTCCTACTCACACCGAAAAGATTAA